From a region of the Triticum aestivum cultivar Chinese Spring chromosome 7D, IWGSC CS RefSeq v2.1, whole genome shotgun sequence genome:
- the LOC123167909 gene encoding uncharacterized protein, with amino-acid sequence MSVVAAAAAVGPAPVAPSPAAPYGMCGGGGGGARKRKDVVHYQEEEEEEEAAAAVQGGRLGGEGHGLFVLETVEEEEEREAEAENERSSIGPVSEGDEEEGEEVESARETPWQRRTKKTGGLASLDALDDALPIKRGLSGFFSGKSRSFANLQDVAVAGTTSSKDVLAKPENPFNKRRRILRCCSIRRVSSTSLTALPPFLPPEPSFNIGNDGVINGGSGGGSG; translated from the exons ATGTCCGTTGTGGCTGCGGCGGCCGCCGTGGGCCCCGCGCCGGTGGCTCCGTCCCCGGCGGCACCGTACGGgatgtgcggcggcggcggcggcggggcgaggaagAGGAAGGACGTCGTGCactaccaggaggaggaggaggaggaggaggcggcggcggcggtgcaagGGGGGCGGCTTGGCGGTGAGGGCCACGGGCTGTTCGTGCTGGAGacggtggaggaagaggaggagagggaggccgagGCGGAAAACGAGCGGTCCTCCATTGGCCCCGTCTCCGAGGGGGACgaggaggaaggggaggaggtggagAGCGCCAGGGAGACGCCGTGGCAGAGGAGGACCAAGAAGACCGGCGGGCTCGCGAGCCTGGACGCCCTCGACGACGCCCTCCCCATCAA GCGGGGGCTGTCGGGCTTCTTCTCCGGCAAGTCGCGGTCGTTCGCGAACCTGCAGGACGTGGCCGTGGCCGGTACCACCAGCAGCAAGGACGTGCTGGCCAAGCCGGAGAACCCCTTCAACAAGCGCCGCCGGATCCTGCGGTGCTGCTCCATCCGGCGGGTCTCCTCCACCTCGCTCACCGCGCTGCCGCCCTTCCTGCCGCCCGAGCCGTCCTTCAACATCGGCAACGACGGCGTCATcaacggcggctccggcggcggcagtGGCTGA